A DNA window from Drosophila pseudoobscura strain MV-25-SWS-2005 chromosome 2, UCI_Dpse_MV25, whole genome shotgun sequence contains the following coding sequences:
- the LOC4802752 gene encoding zinc finger matrin-type protein CG9776 isoform X4: MHWCDSCGVFPKTARDYLKHLHAEEHMNRETIETPWHVGIDHDPYPTFENAPIKRVPVRGMQFLVPANAWFCKLCSVWIGDLHCASAHLKSRLHSNKYELFINQTPNYETEWIANRERAVQQQQKEDDAAKSKKVKKDDDKASKKRKKKSGEKKKKKRKHGKKSKRNSNSTSSSSESSSSEEEKPQPPKKVHAEDTVTVPVDKPINASSIRVTMRKQETPLVTRPDGPFQAIVPPPPPIIKDSLNAPVRGKWTSAAGEENSEEQNKRDDAMLQQWNTVQPVISESEKKLLEQLKGKLKSKGPRESEENKTSALSAAPAAENKSMRGGSRRSRSPRRRSRSRSTSRGRIDRDRRDRDRERDRGRDRDRERDRERERDRDRRRSRSRSRSRGRRRFSRSPLRSSRRSRSRDVRRRRSRSRSEERVERPVIKHSEFRPRAQPERKQSEIKREKKDSEAKPKLPKSSSTATTGGKKLPFIGKMPVFKKQPTAASSYDALAYTNGSFEAPPPPPPMGGPTAPVAVRHIAPTAAQIQMAMMEDAFGNAPPFHPDAGIMVDYDELMPDPVQFASLMTNCPPPPPPGGGSDGELHDLHDGEQEANGNDDEDVLPPGIDEAETDLVPQSLDGAEQLRDGELPKDLAEALDIIFPTEGSAGDATDDNSQTQSEPQTITTIVEDEPALNEDNLQDLAKQGIHLVTIGEADASNAVNSPMEMSTEDEESQQLLNGKSESESLKLFDAEDIPMPSSPKAPGPVVAVETKSQVISDPVDLSDIPQPPASPTESEKMRRQAELDELAMLGIDSSDMAAQYAL, translated from the exons ATG CATTGGTGCGACAGCTGTGGAGTGTTCCCGAAAACGGCACGCGACTATCTGAAGCATTTGCATGCCGAGGAGCACATGAATCGCGAGACCATAGAGACGCCCTGGCATGTGGGCATTGACCACGACCCCTATCCCACGTTTGAAAATGCGCCCATCAAGCGTGTGCCCGTAAGAGGCATGCAATTCCTCGTCCCGGCCAACGCCTGGTTCTGCAAGTTGTGCAGCGTTTGGATTGGGGACCTGCACTGTGCCTCAGCGCATCTCAAGTCCAGACTCCATTCCAACAAATACGAG CTCTTCATTAATCAAACGCCGAACTATGAAACTGAGTGGATCGCCAATCGCGAACGGGCtgttcaacaacaacagaaggaGGACGATGCCGCGAAGAGCAAAAAGGTGAAGAAGGACGACGACAAGGCCTCCAAGAAGCGCAAGAAGAAGAG tggcgaaaagaaaaagaaaaagcggAAGCATGGAAAGAAGAGCAAGCGAAATTCGAACAGTACCTCGTCATCCTCGGAAAGCTCTTCGTCGGAGGAAGAGAAGCCGCAGCCACCCAAGAAAGTCCATGCCGAGGATACAGTGACTGTTCCAGTAGATAAACCAATCAACGCCTCCTCTATACGAGTGACCATGCGCAAGCAGGAGACTCCCTTGGTCACTAGGCCGGATGGTCCCTTTCAAGCCATAGtgcctccccctcctcccatCATCAAGGATTCCCTGAATGCGCCAGTCCGCGGCAAATGGACATCTGCCGCAGGCGAGGAAAATTCTGAGGAGCAGAATAAACGGGACGACGCCATGCTGCAGCAGTGGAACACTGTGCAGCCAGTAAtcagcgagagtgagaagaaGCTGCTGGAGCAGCTCAAGGGAAAGTTGAAGAGCAAGGGCCCCCGCGAGTCAGAGGAAAATAAAACCTCCGCTTTGTCTGCAGCGCCCGCCGCAGAGAATAAATCAATGCGCGGAGGGAGCCGTCGTTCCCGCAGCCCTAGGAGGCGTAGCCGTTCCCGTAGCACAAGTCGCGGGCGCATCGATCGGGATCGGCGAGATCGCGACCGCGAAAGGGATCGTGGGCGTGACCGCGATCGTGAGCGCGACCGTGAGCGTGAGCGTGACCGTGATAGGCGTCGGTCGCGCAGCCGCTCACGCAGCCGCGGTCGCAGGCGCTTCTCGCGTTCTCCTTTGAGGTCCAGCCGAAGAAGTCGCTCGCGCGACGTGCGACGTCGTCGAAGCCGCAGCCGCTCCGAAGAACGCGTGGAGCGACCAGTGATCAAGCATTCCGAGTTCCGGCCGCGAGCTCAGCCTGAGCGTAAGCAGAGCGAGATCAAACGCGAAAAGAAAGATTCAgaagcaaagccaaagctgccgaagagcagcagcactgcCACAACTGGAGGCAAGAAGCTTCCCTTTATCGGCAAGATGCCAGTATTCAAAAAGCAGCCCACAGCAGCATCTAGCTATGATGCTCTTGCCTACACCAACGGCTCCTTCGAggcgcctccacctccgccgccCATGGGAGGACCCACGGCGCCGGTGGCTGTCCGACACATTGCGCCGACAGCCGCTCAAATACAAATGGCCATGATGGAGGATGCCTTTGGCAATGCGCCACCCTTTCATCCGGATGCCGGGATTATGGTCGACTACGATGAACTGATGCCGGATCCTGTTCAGTTTGCCAGTCTGATGACTAACTGCCCTCCTCCACCGCCCCCGGGAGGAGGATCTGATGGGGAACTGCACGATTTGCACGACGGCGAGCAAGAAGCTAACGGCAACGATGACGAGGATGTATTGCCTCCCGGAATCGATGAGGCCGAAACGGATTTAGTGCCGCAGTCATTGGATGGAGCGGAACAGCTTCGGGACGGGGAACTGCCGAAGGATCTCGCCGAGGCACTCGACATTATTTTCCCCACCGAGGGATCGGCGGGTGATGCTACGGACGACAACAGCCAGACGCAAAGCGAGCCACAAACCATCACGACTATCGTCGAGGATGAGCCAGCACTAAACGAGGACAACCTACAGGACTTAGCTAAGCAGGGCATTCACCTGGTGACCATCGGAGAGGCAGATGCCTCCAACGCAGTCAATTCACCCATGGAAATGTCCACTGAGGATGAAGAGTCCCAGCAGCTGCTCAATGGCAAATCCGAGTCCGAGAGCCTAAAACTTTTTGATGCAGAAGACATACCCATGCCCAGCTCACCCAAAGCCCCTGGGCCCGTTGTCGCTGTTGAGACAAAGAGCCAGGTTATCAGTGACCCCGTGGACCTTTCGGACATACCACAGCCACCGGCATCACCGACAGAGAGTGAGAAGATGAGACGCCAGGCGGAGCTGGACGAGCTGGCCATGTTGGGCATCGACAGCAGCGACATGGCAGCACAAT ATGCGTTGTAA